A genomic window from Penaeus monodon isolate SGIC_2016 unplaced genomic scaffold, NSTDA_Pmon_1 PmonScaffold_3656, whole genome shotgun sequence includes:
- the LOC119570718 gene encoding endonuclease G, mitochondrial-like, whose product MSEEKKPKLGGSNTTIGGLIVAIILGLLYYMGGGEAPTTQDDVVENIEEANADRGHLTFKPDTSIEKEKAVTSSDYTRTGYDRGHLVPAQDMAFSEQAMEETFYMSNVSPQDKDFNRGKWKELENETRNWAAKYDEIYVVAGPVLTKRAIKRFPKSKKSIPVPHSYFKIILDFTGKEDEVKAIAFWLRNQETEIPLSGFVTTIDEIEELTGIDFFPGLPNDIEEKLESQARIDDWGMTQDAYSVSFDPTTIKEFLEEEN is encoded by the exons ATGTCtgaagaaaaaaagccaaaacttGGTGGCAGTAATACAACAATCGGAGGTTTAATTGTAGCAATTATCTTAGGGTTACTATATTATATGGGTGGAGGAGAAGCTCCTACAACACAAGATGATGTTGTTGAGAATATAGAAGAAG CAAATGCTGACCGTGGTCACTTGACCTTTAAGCCAGATACAAGTATTGAAAAAGAGAAAGCCGTTACCTCATCAGATTATACTCGTACAGGTTATGACAGAGGTCATTTAGTACCAGCGCAAGATATGGCATTTAGCGAACAAGCTATGGAAGAAACTTTCTATATGTCTAATGTTAGTCCGCAAGACAAGGACTTCAATCGTGGAAAGTGGAAAGAACtagaaaacgaaacaagaaatTGGGCGGCTAAGTATGACGAAATTTATGTAGTTGCGGGACCTGTATTGACGAAAAGAGCCATTAAGCGAtttccaaaaagtaaaaaatctatTCCTGTACCTCATTCCTACTTCAAAATAATTTTAGATTTtacaggaaaagaagatgaagtaaaAGCTATTGCTTTTTGGCTACGCAATCAAGAAACTGAAATCCCATTGAGTGGTTTTGTGACTACTATTGACGAAATTGAAGAATTGACAGGTATTGACTTTTTCCCAGGTTTACCAAACGATATTGAAGAGAAACTTGAAAGTCAAGCAAGAATTGACGATTGGGGCATGACTCAAGATGCATACAGTGTTAGTTTTGACCCAACTACAATTAAGGAGtttttagaagaagaaaattaa